One window of Nostoc sp. C052 genomic DNA carries:
- a CDS encoding CHAT domain-containing protein: MIYKKYRRLLIFILSALLGLLSSFTVPAWSNIPNLHPNAASPLALAKEGEQRYNAGELEAAAKLWQAAAEAYEQVGDRDGMTKSLINKSQALQDLGLYPKACNTLLEAFAIKNPNCSQTQIEQFQKTVAQKGDSLTLTQAIGLHSLGDVLRRQGLLQKSQEILQLSLSSTPESPEKSSVLLSLGNTERILGNQIRDRWDYDAVTEIIDRKSLLDALAPYEQAIYYYIQAAKVTSAPPLPRIQAQLNHFQLLLEMKRWWGEQTQRRITSWSRFSETKLIQRGKDFISGLELQLSQDAQALQNQILPTLTTLTPSRAAIYAQINFADSLMQSAQINNVEPLLKNALQQSRTLQDKRTETYALGYLGKLYHKQGQLNQATKLTQQALMLAQEQNISGDAREITYLWQSQLGSLLRKQGDIKGAIAAYTAAFNTLQSLRSDLNANNQDVQFDFLQEVKPVYLELADLLLKSNLSDNELSALIVSNPKIKQEKSETKKSQKRLEFARQVIESLQLAELDNFFQDPCSETADVALQIDNIDANAAVIYPIVLPDRLEVILSVSGKPLQEVVIPIGEQEVNETLDRLYDNLDNVSINNSARNILSTSNPNPKELKENLQKLLPIFGEVYNWLIKPFETQLDPKQIKSLVFVLNGRLQRVPIAALYDGQNYLIEKYSLALVPSLQLLAPKQLQRKELKVLAAGVSEQMKVQGEFFAALVNVPKELDQIKQTFPASQKLLNQEFTVKTIQKQLKSNFPVIHLATHGLFSSNPLKNFIITGDGKSISIKELSALLREPGTPVELLVLSACETATGDERAVLGLAGMAVRSGARSTLATLWPVGDASTAKFMGQFYQDLKKPGGKQADALKNAQLSLLESLKLNPPFQELQNLPPHPYYWAPYVLVGNWQ, from the coding sequence ATGATTTATAAAAAGTACCGCCGTCTATTAATTTTTATCCTTTCAGCCTTATTAGGACTGTTATCTAGTTTCACAGTACCAGCTTGGTCAAATATCCCCAATTTACATCCTAATGCTGCTAGTCCTTTAGCCTTAGCAAAAGAAGGTGAACAACGGTACAATGCCGGAGAATTAGAAGCAGCAGCAAAATTATGGCAAGCGGCGGCTGAGGCTTATGAACAAGTGGGCGATCGCGACGGAATGACTAAGAGTCTGATCAACAAATCCCAGGCTTTGCAAGATTTAGGATTGTACCCCAAAGCCTGCAATACTTTACTCGAAGCTTTTGCAATCAAAAACCCCAACTGTAGCCAAACCCAAATCGAGCAATTCCAGAAAACTGTTGCTCAAAAGGGTGATTCCTTGACCTTAACTCAAGCGATTGGCTTGCATAGCCTCGGTGATGTCCTACGCAGACAAGGTTTATTACAAAAGTCGCAAGAAATCTTGCAGTTAAGTCTGTCATCAACTCCCGAATCGCCAGAAAAAAGCTCAGTGCTACTGAGTTTAGGCAACACCGAACGGATCTTAGGCAACCAAATCCGCGATCGCTGGGACTATGATGCAGTCACAGAAATTATCGATCGCAAATCTCTCTTGGATGCTCTAGCGCCCTACGAGCAAGCTATTTATTACTATATTCAAGCAGCAAAGGTAACATCAGCCCCACCACTACCGAGAATTCAGGCACAACTAAATCACTTCCAGCTATTACTGGAGATGAAAAGATGGTGGGGTGAACAGACGCAACGCCGGATTACTTCTTGGTCAAGATTTTCGGAAACTAAATTAATTCAACGGGGAAAAGATTTTATCTCTGGGTTAGAGTTGCAGTTGAGCCAAGATGCTCAAGCATTGCAAAATCAAATTCTACCTACGCTGACTACTCTTACTCCCAGTCGTGCTGCTATCTATGCCCAGATTAACTTTGCTGATTCTTTGATGCAAAGCGCCCAAATAAATAACGTTGAACCTTTATTAAAAAATGCACTACAACAGTCACGGACTCTACAGGATAAACGAACCGAAACCTACGCTCTAGGGTATTTGGGTAAGCTTTACCACAAACAAGGGCAGTTAAATCAGGCAACCAAACTGACACAACAAGCACTGATGTTAGCCCAAGAACAAAATATCAGTGGTGATGCGAGGGAAATTACTTATCTTTGGCAATCTCAGTTAGGAAGTTTACTACGGAAACAGGGAGATATCAAAGGAGCGATCGCAGCTTACACCGCTGCCTTTAATACTCTGCAATCCCTACGCAGCGATTTAAATGCCAACAATCAAGATGTCCAGTTTGACTTTCTCCAAGAAGTCAAACCTGTGTATCTAGAATTAGCAGATTTGTTGTTGAAATCAAATTTGAGTGACAACGAATTAAGTGCGCTAATAGTATCTAATCCTAAAATTAAACAGGAAAAATCGGAAACCAAAAAGTCTCAAAAACGCCTAGAATTTGCCCGTCAGGTGATAGAATCTCTGCAATTAGCAGAACTAGACAACTTTTTTCAAGACCCCTGTTCTGAAACAGCAGATGTCGCGTTGCAAATTGATAATATTGATGCTAACGCAGCTGTAATTTATCCGATTGTTTTACCAGATCGTTTAGAAGTTATCCTTTCCGTATCAGGAAAACCTTTGCAGGAGGTAGTAATACCGATTGGCGAACAGGAAGTTAATGAGACTCTAGATCGGCTCTACGATAATTTAGACAATGTTAGTATCAATAACTCTGCAAGAAATATTCTCTCAACTTCTAACCCAAATCCCAAAGAATTAAAGGAAAATCTTCAGAAACTTTTACCAATCTTTGGAGAGGTTTATAACTGGCTAATTAAACCTTTCGAGACACAGCTAGATCCCAAACAAATCAAGAGTTTAGTATTTGTGCTAAATGGGAGATTGCAGAGAGTGCCAATAGCTGCGCTCTACGATGGACAAAATTATCTCATTGAAAAATATAGCCTTGCCCTAGTTCCCAGCCTACAATTACTCGCTCCGAAACAATTGCAAAGAAAAGAACTTAAGGTCTTAGCTGCTGGAGTTAGTGAGCAAATGAAGGTACAAGGAGAATTTTTTGCCGCACTGGTTAATGTTCCCAAGGAATTAGACCAAATTAAACAAACTTTTCCTGCTTCCCAAAAGCTGCTCAATCAAGAGTTTACTGTCAAAACTATTCAAAAACAGTTGAAATCAAATTTTCCTGTAATTCACCTAGCCACTCATGGGCTATTTAGTTCTAATCCCTTGAAGAATTTTATTATTACAGGGGATGGAAAAAGTATCAGTATTAAGGAGTTGAGTGCTTTGCTCAGAGAACCAGGCACACCTGTAGAATTATTGGTGCTGAGTGCCTGTGAAACTGCTACTGGTGATGAACGAGCTGTCTTAGGCTTGGCAGGGATGGCTGTTCGTTCCGGCGCACGCAGTACCCTTGCCACTCTTTGGCCTGTAGGGGATGCTTCTACTGCTAAATTTATGGGTCAATTTTACCAAGACCTCAAAAAGCCAGGGGGGAAACAAGCAGATGCTCTGAAGAACGCTCAACTATCACTGTTAGAGTCTTTGAAACTGAATCCACCTTTTCAGGAGTTGCAGAATTTACCACCTCATCCTTATTATTGGGCACCTTATGTTTTAGTCGGAAATTGGCAATAG
- a CDS encoding ShlB/FhaC/HecB family hemolysin secretion/activation protein has product MEEDRSLKIAGKQIIGGKSSVWRRRFFLSPCIILMLLLNYTNYAYAQPTNPVTPKPPEQPPANPLPPTNVPIQIQPTVPPTPEEGLDIPGSITVQKFEFVGNTAFSQGELNSAIANFTGQPITFAELLKAANQITELYVQKGYITSGAYIPSQEFRSGIIKIQVVEGSLEDIQVNVIKGRLNSDYVRSRIAIATTKPLNINRLKEALQLLQLNPLIESLDAELTAGTRPGVNSLAVTVKGAKTFNTQLSINNNRNPSVGTFERGITLSEASLLGIGDRLNFTYKNTDGSNSFEGGYTLPVNPRNGTIGFNYRITDNKIIEPPFDDLDVGVNSREFELSFRQPILQRATPEVSQELTLSLTAARRVSNSSIQGVDFPLFPGADDRGETRISELSFAQEWLQRSRQEVLAARSEFNLGIGAFNATINNSEPDSRYFLWRGQLIYLRLLGQAKGQPAIAPTLLLRSNVQLATTSLLSIEQFSVGGQGTVRGYRQDVLLSDNGIFASAELRLPVARFPELQGTLQVAPFIDFGTVWNTDKENPNPNTLVGSGLGLLWQMGDKFTARLDWGIPLINIDNSKRTWQENGLYFQMEYKAF; this is encoded by the coding sequence ATGGAAGAAGATCGTAGTCTAAAAATTGCTGGTAAGCAGATTATAGGCGGTAAGTCAAGTGTTTGGCGACGGAGATTTTTTTTATCTCCTTGCATTATCCTCATGCTCTTGCTAAATTACACAAATTATGCTTATGCCCAGCCAACTAATCCTGTAACCCCAAAGCCTCCAGAACAACCGCCAGCGAATCCTCTACCACCAACAAACGTACCTATCCAAATACAGCCGACAGTACCGCCAACCCCGGAAGAAGGACTAGATATTCCAGGTAGTATTACTGTGCAAAAGTTTGAGTTTGTTGGTAATACCGCCTTTAGCCAAGGGGAATTAAACTCTGCGATCGCCAATTTTACCGGACAACCAATTACCTTTGCCGAACTCCTCAAAGCTGCCAATCAAATTACCGAGTTGTATGTTCAAAAGGGGTATATTACCTCTGGTGCATACATTCCCAGTCAAGAGTTTCGTTCCGGTATCATCAAAATTCAGGTAGTAGAAGGCAGTTTAGAAGATATTCAAGTCAATGTGATTAAAGGACGGTTGAACTCAGATTATGTCCGCAGTCGGATTGCGATCGCTACTACCAAACCGCTGAATATCAACCGCCTCAAAGAAGCTTTGCAACTGCTGCAACTTAATCCCCTGATTGAAAGTTTAGATGCCGAACTCACCGCTGGCACTAGACCAGGTGTCAATTCTCTAGCCGTGACAGTTAAGGGAGCAAAAACCTTTAATACCCAACTCAGTATTAATAATAACCGCAACCCCAGCGTTGGGACTTTTGAGCGCGGCATCACTTTATCCGAAGCCAGCCTTTTGGGAATCGGCGATCGCTTGAATTTTACCTACAAAAATACCGATGGTAGCAATAGCTTTGAGGGTGGTTATACCTTGCCCGTCAATCCTCGGAATGGCACTATTGGCTTCAACTATCGAATTACCGACAACAAAATTATTGAACCTCCTTTTGATGATTTAGATGTTGGAGTAAATTCGCGGGAATTTGAATTATCTTTTCGTCAGCCAATTCTGCAAAGAGCCACCCCAGAAGTCAGCCAAGAACTTACACTGAGTTTAACCGCAGCTAGGCGGGTAAGTAATTCTTCGATTCAAGGAGTAGATTTTCCCCTGTTTCCTGGGGCTGACGATCGAGGAGAAACGCGGATATCAGAATTAAGTTTCGCCCAAGAATGGTTACAGCGGAGTCGTCAAGAAGTCTTAGCTGCTCGTTCTGAGTTTAATTTGGGGATTGGAGCTTTTAACGCCACAATAAATAACAGCGAACCCGATAGCAGATATTTCCTTTGGCGGGGACAACTGATCTATTTGCGCCTTCTCGGTCAGGCAAAAGGACAACCAGCGATCGCTCCAACTTTGTTGTTGCGTTCTAATGTGCAATTGGCCACTACTTCCCTACTTTCCATCGAGCAGTTTAGTGTGGGAGGTCAAGGAACAGTACGGGGTTATCGGCAAGATGTTTTACTCAGCGATAACGGCATTTTTGCTTCCGCAGAATTGCGATTACCCGTCGCCCGTTTCCCAGAACTGCAAGGGACTTTACAGGTTGCACCATTTATCGATTTTGGTACTGTCTGGAATACAGACAAAGAAAATCCCAACCCTAATACTTTAGTAGGCTCAGGATTAGGACTACTTTGGCAAATGGGGGATAAATTCACAGCCCGTTTAGATTGGGGTATTCCTTTAATAAATATTGATAATAGCAAGCGCACATGGCAAGAAAATGGCTTGTATTTTCAAATGGAATACAAAGCATTTTGA
- a CDS encoding S-layer family protein: MKQVFRQILIASSAYICCLITGFPVLAQISSDNTLPDGQTVVSPGTTPGLDFLITGGTQVGSNLFHSFREFSVPTGGQAFFSNTTALSNISNIISRVTGGSISNIDGLIRENYGANFILINPSGINFGANAQLNIGGSFLASTADSLKFADGAEFSATDSTSSPRLTISVPVGLQFGQNPQGIHVQGQGHNLSLQSPIFSPFTRGNTAGLKVQPGNTLALVGGGIISEGGTLIAEGGRIDLGSVAGGFVSLNPSPQGWNLGYQGVTNFQDIALSQKALADTSGPGSGSIQLQGRNISIRDGSIVLIQTQGAQSSGGINVNASESLSLVGTTANAQLSSNLFTETLGSGKSGDITVNTPRLVIQDGAAISAATYTPAAGGNIDIKAGDLLEVSGFSPINPSRFSNITAATFGTGNAGSLTVSTQQLTALSGGNIASITAGTGLGGNVIINASKLVELIGVTPLVFTPSEITAGTAGPGKAGSVTINTQRLTIKDGGRVDASTLASGPAGSVTINAQDSVEVSGKVPGSVNPSLIISSANIVDPSLQRLLRVPPVPSGASGDVTINTGKLVVNDGAQVTARNDGTGNAGTLWVKAGSILLDSQGGITAATRGGQGGNIDLQVQNSLEVSGNSQISSDNFGAGAGGRLTIAASHVGLSDRALLSASTTSGEGGNISLQTNSLLMRTNSQISATAGGSGNGGNINIGGFSSANFVTLLEGSHITADAFQGMGGNISINTKGFFVCPTCQITASSQLGVAGQVSIIAPEAENNFEVIDLPQEVAKPEQVVAQACRGTTSQNRSEFTITGRGGLPPRPSEQLSTGALISFEPANTSAATEVNNTSQLPPPARGWYVNAQGVLVLASQTPNPTPYGSGLTSSNCH, from the coding sequence ATGAAACAAGTCTTTCGCCAAATTTTAATTGCTAGTAGTGCTTATATCTGCTGTCTAATTACTGGTTTTCCTGTTCTAGCACAAATTTCTTCAGATAACACACTTCCCGATGGACAAACTGTAGTTTCACCAGGGACAACGCCAGGGCTGGATTTTTTAATCACAGGCGGAACACAAGTCGGTAGCAACCTCTTCCATAGCTTTCGAGAATTTTCTGTTCCCACTGGTGGCCAGGCTTTTTTCAGTAACACCACAGCTTTAAGCAACATTAGTAACATCATTAGCCGAGTTACAGGTGGTTCAATTTCCAATATTGATGGCTTAATTAGAGAAAACTACGGTGCTAATTTTATCCTCATCAATCCCAGTGGTATTAACTTTGGTGCTAACGCTCAACTCAATATTGGCGGCTCGTTTTTGGCAAGTACGGCAGATAGCCTCAAATTTGCTGATGGTGCAGAATTTAGTGCTACCGATTCAACTTCTTCCCCGCGACTAACGATTAGTGTGCCAGTAGGTTTACAATTTGGGCAAAATCCGCAAGGAATTCATGTCCAAGGTCAAGGGCATAACCTCAGTCTGCAAAGTCCGATATTCTCACCCTTCACTAGGGGAAACACCGCCGGACTAAAGGTGCAGCCAGGTAATACCCTAGCTTTGGTGGGAGGAGGAATTATTTCAGAGGGAGGAACCCTCATCGCCGAGGGTGGACGTATTGATTTAGGTAGTGTGGCAGGAGGTTTTGTAAGTCTCAACCCTAGCCCTCAAGGCTGGAATTTAGGTTATCAAGGGGTAACAAACTTTCAAGATATTGCCTTATCTCAAAAGGCATTAGCAGATACCAGTGGCCCAGGTAGTGGCTCAATTCAGTTGCAAGGGCGAAACATTTCCATCCGCGATGGCTCAATCGTGTTAATTCAAACCCAAGGAGCGCAATCATCAGGGGGAATTAACGTCAATGCCTCTGAATCCTTATCTTTAGTGGGTACTACAGCAAACGCACAGCTTTCAAGTAACTTATTTACAGAAACTCTCGGCAGTGGCAAAAGTGGAGATATTACTGTTAACACCCCCCGCTTAGTCATTCAGGATGGAGCAGCCATCTCTGCGGCTACTTACACACCTGCTGCTGGTGGAAATATCGATATTAAAGCTGGCGATTTGTTGGAAGTGTCAGGATTTTCACCAATTAACCCTAGTCGCTTCAGTAATATTACAGCAGCAACTTTTGGGACTGGGAATGCCGGAAGTCTGACAGTTTCAACGCAGCAATTAACTGCGCTTTCGGGAGGAAATATTGCCTCCATAACTGCTGGTACTGGCTTAGGTGGAAATGTAATTATAAATGCCTCGAAGTTAGTAGAATTGATCGGTGTTACACCATTGGTTTTCACCCCTAGCGAAATAACTGCTGGTACTGCCGGGCCAGGAAAGGCTGGCAGCGTTACAATTAATACTCAACGTCTGACGATCAAAGACGGTGGTAGAGTTGATGCTTCTACCTTAGCTAGCGGCCCGGCTGGTAGCGTCACTATTAACGCTCAAGATAGTGTAGAGGTAAGTGGCAAAGTCCCAGGCTCCGTAAATCCTAGTTTGATCATCTCCTCAGCCAACATAGTTGATCCGAGTTTGCAACGGCTATTAAGAGTACCTCCAGTGCCCAGTGGAGCTTCTGGAGATGTGACAATTAACACTGGGAAATTGGTTGTCAACGATGGCGCACAGGTGACAGCGAGAAATGATGGTACTGGAAATGCCGGAACGCTGTGGGTGAAGGCTGGCTCTATTTTGCTAGACAGTCAAGGTGGAATCACAGCAGCTACCAGAGGCGGTCAAGGTGGCAACATTGATTTACAAGTCCAGAATTCTTTAGAGGTATCCGGTAATAGTCAGATATCTAGCGACAATTTTGGTGCGGGAGCAGGTGGAAGATTGACGATCGCAGCGAGTCATGTGGGACTTAGCGATCGCGCCTTATTATCTGCTTCTACCACATCAGGTGAAGGTGGTAACATATCCTTGCAAACGAATTCCTTACTAATGCGTACTAACAGCCAGATATCTGCCACTGCTGGAGGAAGCGGTAACGGAGGCAATATTAATATTGGTGGCTTCAGTTCTGCCAATTTTGTCACGCTGTTAGAAGGCAGTCATATTACCGCCGACGCTTTTCAGGGTATGGGAGGAAATATCAGTATCAATACAAAAGGATTCTTTGTGTGTCCAACTTGTCAGATTACTGCTAGTTCTCAATTAGGAGTCGCCGGACAAGTTAGTATCATTGCACCAGAGGCAGAAAATAATTTTGAAGTCATTGATTTACCACAAGAAGTAGCTAAACCAGAACAAGTGGTAGCTCAGGCTTGTCGAGGGACAACAAGTCAAAATAGAAGCGAATTTACCATCACTGGACGCGGAGGATTGCCACCTCGACCGAGCGAACAGTTAAGTACCGGAGCTTTAATTAGTTTTGAGCCTGCTAATACCAGTGCTGCTACAGAGGTGAATAATACTTCGCAACTGCCACCCCCAGCCAGAGGTTGGTATGTTAACGCCCAAGGTGTGCTAGTTCTAGCCAGCCAAACGCCTAATCCTACTCCCTATGGTTCTGGGTTAACATCATCGAATTGTCACTAA
- a CDS encoding COP23 domain-containing protein, producing MNKWPSWVTMGTAPILSLGFIVAVCVPSRANNVQITCKTTDSTPKVILSLAKNGTPENYMMLNFLPKYFSAVSAVEDCQNTARSLQAVYDTGSSKYLTADKLNEQAVVCAVERRGIGCNHYSAQVLFILKPVDNPSQALYEMLGSDFKQAQRPDARTLSRTYTDTRPWWWPL from the coding sequence ATGAACAAGTGGCCGTCTTGGGTAACTATGGGAACAGCCCCAATATTATCTCTGGGTTTTATAGTAGCAGTCTGTGTACCCAGTAGAGCTAACAATGTACAAATAACCTGCAAGACTACCGATAGTACACCAAAAGTAATTTTGAGTTTGGCTAAAAACGGAACTCCCGAAAATTATATGATGTTGAATTTTCTCCCGAAATATTTCTCAGCGGTGAGTGCTGTGGAAGATTGCCAGAATACAGCTAGAAGTTTACAGGCTGTCTATGATACGGGAAGTTCTAAATATTTAACGGCTGATAAGCTTAACGAGCAAGCTGTTGTGTGTGCTGTAGAACGCAGAGGCATCGGTTGCAACCATTACAGTGCCCAGGTTTTATTTATTCTGAAACCGGTTGATAACCCCTCTCAGGCTTTATATGAAATGTTGGGTAGCGATTTTAAGCAAGCACAGCGTCCCGATGCTCGGACTCTTAGTCGTACTTACACAGACACCAGACCTTGGTGGTGGCCATTATAA
- a CDS encoding tetratricopeptide repeat protein codes for MKPLGKVLQQADLISSEQVEIALKEQTQVAGLRLGEILVLHGWLKQETADFFSQEWPAFVEQKPKQPLGKYLEEAGLLNEHQIITILAEQPQNKLLFGELAVLKGWLKPTTIKFFLENFALESQLHQQEEISNNHRSAQKELHLKMVVPQQNNFKISNPIEYSVFTFNSGEQESAGLGVSSLSTIELFKLDEIASCPKALLAEVQFWTDGQPTLTEKICQLLAESPNHIAAGAEAAIVNQVVQTYLINNWETQVAAEHLQEIHERMLHNQQCDPLSLLEMYQQIWQEGELPTEDSLEQAELLHLGLIIQEQDKLKLGNRIYQAVFNRNWVNLELEKILSASLANTTISPANNFNASNLIARPESRITKRFLILLAIAGLMVCGSGLMFFGLNVFKWLQVEITFKRGNVLLQQGDYQQAIAKYNNLLKFDSNYYQSWTNRGYALAGLKDYNQMLESCTTATIINPEAVYAWNCKGEALYNLKQYQEAIAAFDKAIILNSKDPVFWINKTEVLLALKQPDAALNTINQGIELLKQIWEVEHKDANAKELAIAFSYQGKVLLQKQDYEGSLKAYEQALKYNNQYFVALRGKGIALQGLKQDDQAIAQFYFLLDHHQLTDTQKAEVWYYLGLSLCKFQQTEKANVAFDKALKLKPNYQPAKRGKETCAKVIY; via the coding sequence ATGAAGCCCCTTGGTAAAGTTTTACAACAGGCTGACCTTATTTCATCTGAGCAGGTAGAGATTGCTCTCAAAGAGCAGACCCAAGTTGCTGGGTTGAGGCTTGGTGAAATTCTAGTCTTGCATGGATGGCTTAAACAAGAAACGGCTGATTTTTTCTCTCAGGAGTGGCCGGCTTTTGTAGAGCAGAAACCAAAACAGCCCTTGGGTAAATATTTAGAAGAAGCGGGCCTATTAAATGAACACCAAATCATAACTATACTTGCTGAACAACCACAGAATAAACTTCTTTTTGGGGAATTAGCAGTACTTAAGGGTTGGTTGAAGCCTACTACAATTAAATTTTTTCTGGAGAATTTTGCTTTAGAATCCCAACTGCATCAGCAGGAAGAAATTTCAAATAATCACAGGTCAGCGCAGAAAGAACTGCATTTGAAAATGGTAGTACCACAGCAGAACAATTTTAAAATCTCAAACCCCATTGAGTATTCAGTTTTTACTTTCAATTCGGGAGAGCAAGAATCAGCAGGGTTAGGAGTGTCTAGCCTTAGTACTATAGAATTATTCAAATTAGATGAAATAGCTAGTTGTCCGAAAGCTTTGCTGGCAGAAGTACAATTCTGGACAGATGGACAACCGACTCTCACTGAAAAAATTTGTCAATTGCTTGCAGAATCGCCAAATCATATTGCCGCAGGTGCAGAAGCAGCAATTGTTAATCAAGTAGTACAAACCTACTTGATTAACAATTGGGAAACTCAAGTCGCCGCCGAGCATTTGCAAGAGATACATGAAAGGATGCTCCACAATCAGCAATGCGATCCGTTATCTCTGTTGGAAATGTACCAGCAAATTTGGCAAGAGGGCGAATTACCAACCGAAGATAGTCTAGAACAGGCAGAACTGCTGCATCTAGGATTAATAATCCAAGAACAAGACAAACTAAAACTTGGGAACCGGATTTACCAAGCAGTTTTTAATCGCAATTGGGTAAACCTGGAGCTAGAGAAAATACTTTCTGCCTCATTGGCCAATACAACCATCTCACCAGCTAATAATTTCAATGCCAGCAATCTGATTGCGCGTCCTGAATCTAGAATAACTAAACGATTTTTGATATTGCTAGCAATAGCTGGTTTAATGGTCTGTGGTTCTGGCTTGATGTTTTTTGGTCTGAATGTATTCAAATGGTTACAAGTAGAAATAACTTTCAAGCGAGGTAATGTTTTATTACAGCAAGGAGATTATCAACAAGCGATCGCAAAATATAACAACCTTTTAAAATTTGATAGCAATTACTACCAATCTTGGACTAACCGAGGCTATGCACTGGCTGGACTCAAAGACTACAACCAGATGTTAGAATCATGCACTACCGCAACTATCATTAATCCAGAAGCCGTTTATGCCTGGAATTGTAAAGGGGAAGCTTTATATAACCTCAAACAATATCAGGAAGCGATCGCAGCTTTTGATAAAGCGATTATACTCAACTCTAAAGATCCTGTATTCTGGATTAATAAAACTGAAGTACTACTAGCACTAAAGCAACCAGATGCAGCCCTTAATACTATTAATCAAGGAATTGAGCTTTTAAAACAAATTTGGGAAGTTGAACATAAAGATGCAAACGCCAAAGAGTTAGCCATTGCTTTTAGCTATCAAGGTAAAGTTTTATTGCAAAAACAAGATTATGAAGGCTCTCTAAAAGCCTACGAACAGGCATTAAAATACAATAACCAATATTTTGTAGCTTTACGGGGTAAAGGGATTGCACTACAAGGCTTAAAGCAAGACGATCAAGCGATCGCACAATTTTATTTTCTTCTAGATCATCATCAGCTAACTGATACTCAAAAAGCTGAGGTCTGGTACTATTTGGGATTGAGCCTGTGTAAATTCCAGCAAACCGAAAAAGCGAACGTGGCTTTCGATAAAGCTTTGAAGCTCAAACCTAATTACCAACCCGCAAAACGAGGAAAAGAAACTTGTGCGAAAGTAATTTACTAA
- a CDS encoding DUF4079 domain-containing protein, whose product MNLPSFLWLWKIAAWSMGLSLLAYLMLAVSGVWMFRARTSQQFSFITSFMGGNKGVRSLHYTMGISMVSLVLLLLAIGIVGTLGHFGSLGHSSHLIAGLIVVALVLLSAFSATQISARQPWARPLHIGVNIILFVGFAWVSLTGWIVVQKYLP is encoded by the coding sequence ATGAATCTGCCTTCATTTCTTTGGTTGTGGAAAATAGCCGCCTGGTCAATGGGGTTATCCCTGCTGGCATATCTGATGTTAGCAGTCAGCGGTGTTTGGATGTTTCGGGCGAGAACTTCGCAGCAATTCTCTTTTATTACCTCATTTATGGGTGGAAATAAAGGAGTGCGATCGCTCCACTATACAATGGGCATCAGCATGGTAAGTTTAGTGTTACTACTGCTAGCAATAGGTATTGTTGGTACTTTAGGACACTTTGGTTCTTTAGGTCACTCGTCACACCTTATCGCTGGATTGATCGTGGTAGCACTAGTTTTACTATCTGCTTTCAGCGCGACGCAAATTAGTGCTAGACAACCTTGGGCTAGACCCTTACACATCGGCGTAAATATTATTTTGTTTGTTGGATTTGCCTGGGTATCCCTGACTGGTTGGATTGTAGTACAGAAGTATTTACCATGA
- a CDS encoding ATP-binding cassette domain-containing protein, translating to MNTAKATLRLEQVNLFTKLKTQLPGNQQGYPILQDISLEVFQSERIAIVGPVGAGKTSLLCLLNRLIEPTSGKLYLENQEYRQIPVIQLRQKVVLVLQESKLLGMTVGQALAYPLVLRGLPKQTIQQRVNHWTEQIQIPNEWLGRTEVQLSAGQRQLVAIARALVIQPKILLLDEPTSALDAGTAPHLMQVLTQLSQTHQTTILMVNQQLELAQMFCTRLLHLQQGHLFANQKVSEIDWVELRKSLIKAEAQDDFGF from the coding sequence TTGAATACAGCAAAAGCCACACTCAGGCTAGAGCAAGTTAATCTGTTTACAAAGCTGAAAACCCAACTTCCTGGCAATCAACAGGGATACCCTATATTGCAGGATATTTCCTTAGAAGTATTCCAGAGCGAACGCATTGCCATTGTAGGCCCAGTAGGCGCTGGGAAAACTTCGTTATTATGCCTCCTCAACCGCTTAATTGAACCCACGAGTGGTAAACTCTATCTAGAAAATCAAGAGTATCGCCAGATTCCTGTCATCCAGTTACGGCAGAAGGTTGTACTTGTATTACAAGAGTCAAAGCTGTTAGGGATGACAGTTGGGCAAGCCTTGGCTTATCCTTTAGTTTTGCGTGGTTTACCCAAACAGACAATTCAGCAACGAGTCAATCATTGGACAGAACAAATCCAGATTCCCAATGAATGGTTAGGGCGAACAGAGGTACAACTTTCTGCCGGACAAAGACAACTAGTAGCGATCGCTCGTGCCTTAGTCATCCAGCCTAAAATATTATTATTAGACGAGCCAACCTCTGCCCTTGATGCTGGTACAGCTCCTCATCTAATGCAAGTACTAACCCAGTTGAGTCAAACTCATCAAACCACGATTCTGATGGTAAATCAACAACTGGAACTAGCTCAGATGTTTTGTACTCGGTTATTACACCTACAACAAGGTCATTTATTCGCAAATCAAAAAGTCTCTGAGATAGACTGGGTTGAGTTACGAAAAAGCTTAATTAAAGCAGAAGCTCAAGACGATTTTGGATTTTAA